One Actinospica robiniae DSM 44927 genomic region harbors:
- a CDS encoding TetR/AcrR family transcriptional regulator codes for MRPARISRTQVLDATLDLAAESGLAAVTMRAVAARLEVTPMALYRHVGDKQGLLDGLVERLMAEIAVPEADQSTDWRTALRAMAENVRAIARRYPDLFMLLFQRRAVTEGAQGPRQAVFRALRSAGVPEHELDSLERMLSTLVYGFAASEAGGRFAGLNIEAEFAYGAARIEQLIEAAARGDSEA; via the coding sequence GTGAGACCCGCCCGGATCAGCCGCACCCAGGTGCTCGACGCCACCCTCGACCTAGCCGCCGAATCCGGCCTGGCCGCCGTGACCATGCGCGCCGTGGCCGCGCGGCTGGAGGTGACGCCGATGGCGCTCTACCGGCACGTCGGCGACAAGCAAGGCCTGCTCGACGGCCTGGTGGAACGGCTGATGGCGGAGATCGCGGTGCCCGAAGCGGATCAGAGCACGGATTGGCGCACGGCGCTGCGCGCGATGGCCGAGAACGTCAGGGCCATCGCGCGCCGCTATCCGGATCTGTTCATGCTGCTGTTCCAGCGTCGCGCCGTCACCGAGGGCGCCCAGGGCCCGCGGCAGGCGGTCTTCCGCGCGCTGCGCTCGGCGGGCGTGCCGGAGCACGAGCTCGACAGCCTGGAGCGGATGCTCTCCACACTGGTCTACGGCTTCGCCGCCTCCGAGGCGGGCGGCCGGTTCGCCGGGCTGAACATCGAGGCGGAGTTCGCCTACGGCGCCGCGCGCATCGAGCAGCTCATCGAGGCGGCGGCCCGGGGAGACTCAGAGGCCTGA
- a CDS encoding class I SAM-dependent methyltransferase, with product MVNDYDSFAEAYAAETESNLVNAYYARPAMLNLAGDVAGRRILDAGCGAGPLHAALQERGAIVTGIDSSAKMLELARKRLGEDADLQLADVAGPLPFPEGSFDDVVACLVLHYLEDWTEPLAELRRVLKPGGRLIVAVDHPVVQKLFNSEFDYFAISRRSEEWTIGGHTAQMSFWHRPLQAMTDAFTAAGFRISVISEPPPAPGAWELFPEDLGHRPEGAAFLCFLFFVLEAV from the coding sequence ATGGTGAACGACTACGACAGCTTTGCCGAGGCGTACGCCGCCGAGACCGAGTCCAACCTCGTCAACGCCTACTACGCCCGGCCGGCGATGCTGAATCTGGCCGGGGACGTGGCGGGGCGGCGGATCCTGGACGCCGGGTGCGGGGCGGGTCCACTGCACGCGGCGCTGCAGGAGCGCGGCGCCATCGTGACCGGGATCGACTCGAGCGCCAAGATGCTCGAATTGGCTCGGAAGCGGCTCGGGGAGGATGCGGATCTGCAGCTGGCCGACGTGGCCGGCCCGCTGCCCTTCCCGGAAGGCTCGTTCGACGACGTCGTCGCGTGTCTGGTGCTGCACTACCTGGAGGATTGGACGGAGCCGCTCGCGGAACTTCGGCGAGTGCTCAAGCCCGGTGGCCGGCTGATCGTGGCAGTCGACCATCCGGTCGTGCAGAAGCTGTTCAACTCGGAGTTCGACTATTTCGCGATCAGCAGGCGCTCCGAGGAGTGGACGATCGGCGGGCACACGGCTCAGATGAGCTTCTGGCACCGCCCGCTGCAGGCGATGACGGACGCCTTCACCGCGGCCGGTTTCCGGATCTCTGTCATCAGCGAGCCGCCGCCCGCGCCGGGCGCCTGGGAGCTGTTCCCCGAGGATCTCGGCCATCGGCCGGAAGGGGCCGCCTTCCTCTGCTTCCTGTTCTTCGTCCTCGAGGCCGTGTAG
- a CDS encoding GNAT family N-acetyltransferase → MTGGILAAGDFLLRPPDVAEHREVLELGLDPDVRLWNPRCRITDEASAIRDCVEGADWSDGSHATFSIIHRDSGRYAGNIALHGLEPNTGQAHIGYRVARWTRGQGVATQAVNAVAAWASTHRSVRRILLTHAVENVASCRVAEKSGFCLDHLLPAHKQFGDGLVHDEHLHVRDC, encoded by the coding sequence GTGACGGGAGGGATCCTGGCGGCCGGTGACTTCCTGCTGCGACCGCCGGACGTGGCCGAGCACCGTGAAGTGCTCGAACTCGGCCTCGACCCCGACGTCAGGCTGTGGAACCCGCGCTGCCGGATCACCGACGAAGCGAGCGCGATCCGCGACTGCGTCGAGGGCGCAGACTGGTCCGACGGCAGCCACGCAACGTTCTCGATCATCCACCGCGACAGCGGCCGATACGCCGGCAACATCGCGCTGCACGGCCTCGAACCAAACACCGGCCAAGCCCACATCGGCTACCGGGTGGCGCGTTGGACCCGTGGCCAAGGCGTCGCCACCCAGGCCGTCAACGCTGTGGCGGCCTGGGCCTCGACGCACCGGTCGGTGCGGCGCATCCTGCTGACCCACGCCGTCGAGAACGTCGCGTCCTGCCGCGTCGCCGAGAAGAGCGGCTTCTGCCTCGACCACCTGCTCCCCGCGCACAAGCAATTCGGCGACGGTCTCGTCCACGACGAGCACCTGCACGTCCGGGACTGCTAA
- the rfbB gene encoding dTDP-glucose 4,6-dehydratase, whose translation MRVLVTGGAGFIGSNYVLQLLAEQPEGTSVTVLDSLSYAANRASLDPVADRIEFVEGSTADREVTERLVAEADVVVNFAAESHNDNSLNDPTPFLQSNVIGTWNVLEAVRRYDVRLHHISTDEVFGDLALGDPARFTEQTRYRPSSPYSATKASADHLVRAWARSFGIRATISNCSNNYGPRQHVEKFIPRQITNILEGVRPKLYGAGTNVRDWIHVDDHNSAVQAIIEKGTIGDTYLIGAECEVDNLTIVRTLLRVMGKPEDWFDFVSDRPGHDVRYAIDPGKIGSELGWRPRYHDLEAGLEATVAWYSDHREWWTTAKHAAEEAYAQIGR comes from the coding sequence ATGCGGGTCCTGGTCACCGGTGGAGCCGGGTTCATCGGCTCCAACTACGTGCTGCAGCTGCTCGCCGAGCAGCCCGAGGGGACGAGCGTCACCGTCCTGGACTCGCTGAGCTACGCGGCCAACCGCGCCAGCCTCGACCCCGTCGCCGACCGGATCGAGTTCGTCGAGGGCTCGACCGCCGACCGGGAGGTGACCGAGCGCCTCGTCGCCGAGGCCGACGTCGTGGTCAACTTCGCCGCGGAGAGCCACAACGACAACTCCCTGAACGACCCGACGCCGTTCCTCCAGTCGAACGTGATCGGGACCTGGAACGTGCTCGAGGCCGTGCGCCGGTACGACGTGCGCCTGCACCACATCTCCACCGACGAGGTGTTCGGGGACCTCGCGCTCGGCGACCCGGCCCGGTTCACCGAGCAGACCCGCTACCGGCCGTCGAGCCCCTACTCGGCCACGAAGGCGAGCGCCGACCACCTCGTCCGGGCCTGGGCGCGCTCGTTCGGGATCCGCGCGACGATCTCGAACTGCTCGAACAACTACGGTCCGCGCCAGCACGTGGAGAAGTTCATTCCGCGGCAGATCACGAACATCCTCGAGGGCGTCCGGCCGAAGCTCTATGGCGCGGGCACCAACGTGCGCGACTGGATCCACGTCGACGATCACAACAGCGCGGTGCAGGCGATCATCGAGAAGGGCACCATCGGCGACACGTACCTGATCGGCGCGGAGTGCGAGGTCGACAACCTCACCATCGTGCGCACGCTGCTGCGGGTCATGGGCAAGCCGGAGGACTGGTTCGACTTCGTCTCGGACCGTCCCGGCCACGACGTGCGCTACGCGATCGACCCCGGCAAGATCGGCAGCGAGCTGGGCTGGCGCCCGCGGTACCACGACCTCGAAGCGGGCCTCGAGGCGACCGTGGCCTGGTACAGCGACCACCGCGAGTGGTGGACGACGGCGAAGCACGCGGCGGAAGAGGCGTACGCGCAGATCGGCCGGTGA
- a CDS encoding RNA polymerase subunit sigma-70, translating into MVSAELISRARAGDGEAFKELTQPHVRELQVHCYRMLGSLQDAEDALQDTLLSAWQGLRAFEGRASLRTWLYRIATNRCLDARRTISRRPAKAWDVPGLQPPEPTRLGEVVWLEPFPDALIDGLFGGPDLPPGPEARYEQSESVSLAFVTALQLLPPLQLAVLILRDVLGFHAAEAADMLDTTLDSVNSALKRARAGLQQRATSSPDHRPPPAGGSAGEDALVAKFARAWESADIDALVELLTDDVFTSMPPMPLEYEGRDVVAGFYATLLSSGRRFDLVPTRANGQPAFGAYVRTPGGVSHATGLYVLTLAGDRISALVRFENSVLPWFGLPRSLPSR; encoded by the coding sequence GTGGTGTCGGCAGAGCTGATCTCGCGTGCGCGGGCCGGAGACGGCGAAGCGTTCAAGGAACTCACGCAGCCGCATGTCAGAGAACTGCAGGTGCACTGCTATCGGATGCTCGGGTCGCTTCAAGACGCCGAGGACGCCCTGCAGGACACGCTGCTCTCCGCCTGGCAGGGACTGCGCGCGTTCGAAGGACGCGCCTCGCTGCGCACCTGGCTCTACCGCATCGCCACCAACCGCTGCCTCGACGCCCGGCGCACGATCAGCCGGCGACCGGCCAAGGCGTGGGACGTGCCGGGCCTGCAGCCGCCCGAGCCGACCCGCCTCGGCGAGGTCGTGTGGCTCGAGCCCTTCCCCGATGCCCTCATCGACGGCCTCTTCGGCGGCCCGGACCTGCCGCCGGGACCGGAGGCCCGGTACGAGCAGAGCGAATCTGTCTCGCTGGCGTTCGTCACGGCCCTCCAGCTTCTGCCGCCGCTCCAGCTCGCCGTGCTGATCCTGCGCGACGTGCTCGGCTTCCACGCCGCAGAGGCGGCCGACATGCTGGACACGACACTCGACTCGGTGAACAGCGCCCTGAAACGCGCGCGGGCCGGCCTGCAGCAGCGGGCGACTTCGAGCCCTGATCACCGGCCGCCGCCGGCCGGCGGGTCGGCGGGCGAGGACGCCCTGGTGGCCAAGTTCGCCCGCGCCTGGGAATCGGCCGACATCGACGCGTTGGTGGAGCTGCTGACCGACGACGTCTTCACCTCGATGCCGCCGATGCCGCTGGAGTACGAGGGTCGCGACGTCGTCGCCGGGTTCTACGCCACCCTTCTCAGCTCCGGGCGCCGCTTCGACCTCGTGCCGACGCGCGCCAACGGCCAGCCGGCGTTCGGCGCCTACGTGCGCACTCCGGGCGGAGTCAGCCACGCGACCGGGCTCTACGTGCTGACGCTGGCCGGCGACCGCATCAGCGCACTGGTCCGTTTTGAGAACAGTGTGCTGCCCTGGTTCGGACTACCTCGATCGCTCCCGAGCCGGTGA
- a CDS encoding epoxide hydrolase family protein has translation MTGLRTPSPTPTPTRTRIHVPDATLEDLRQRLALTRWPQVSENSDGRYGLRGAYLRELAEYWRDAFDWRAAEAAINVFEHYHVQIDGVPVHYMRRPGVGPAPKPLILSHGWPWTFWHWAKVAEPLADPGAHGGDPADAFDVIVPSLPGFGFSTPLAERPDLNFWKIADLWHALMTDVLGHPRYAAAGCDVGALVTGQLGHKYADELYGIHIGSGQKLDMFTGDRGWDLSGGHPIPEGLPADVHARVLELDRRFAVHLAAHVLAPDTLAFGLADSPVGMLAWLLERWINWSDNHGDIETVFTKDELLTHATIYWATDSIATSIRTYANNNRYPWTPSHDRNPVIEAPTGITFVAYENPPGVATDQRVRHFADSERGGWYNHVNLTVHEHGGHFIPWEIPGEWVEDLRRTFRGRS, from the coding sequence ATGACCGGCCTGCGAACTCCATCCCCGACCCCGACCCCGACCCGGACCCGCATCCACGTCCCCGACGCGACCCTCGAGGATCTGCGTCAGCGCCTTGCCCTCACGCGCTGGCCGCAGGTATCAGAGAACAGTGACGGCCGCTACGGACTGCGCGGCGCGTATCTGCGGGAGCTGGCAGAGTACTGGCGCGACGCGTTCGACTGGCGCGCAGCCGAGGCCGCGATCAACGTATTCGAGCACTACCACGTGCAGATCGACGGCGTGCCGGTGCACTACATGCGCCGGCCCGGCGTCGGGCCCGCGCCGAAGCCGCTGATCCTCAGCCACGGCTGGCCGTGGACGTTCTGGCACTGGGCGAAGGTCGCCGAGCCCTTGGCGGACCCCGGAGCGCACGGCGGCGACCCGGCGGACGCCTTCGACGTGATCGTCCCCAGCCTGCCGGGCTTCGGCTTCTCCACCCCGCTCGCCGAACGGCCCGACCTGAACTTCTGGAAGATCGCGGACCTCTGGCACGCACTGATGACCGACGTGCTCGGCCACCCCAGGTACGCCGCCGCCGGCTGCGATGTGGGCGCCCTCGTCACCGGGCAGCTCGGCCACAAGTACGCCGACGAGCTCTACGGCATCCACATCGGCTCCGGCCAGAAGCTGGACATGTTCACCGGCGACCGCGGCTGGGACCTGAGCGGCGGCCACCCGATCCCCGAGGGCCTGCCGGCGGACGTCCACGCCCGGGTGCTCGAGCTGGACCGGCGCTTCGCCGTCCACCTGGCCGCGCACGTCCTGGCCCCGGACACGCTCGCCTTCGGCCTGGCCGACTCGCCCGTCGGCATGCTCGCCTGGCTGCTCGAGCGCTGGATCAACTGGAGCGACAACCACGGCGACATCGAGACCGTCTTCACCAAAGACGAGCTGTTGACCCACGCCACCATCTACTGGGCCACCGACTCGATCGCGACCTCGATCCGCACCTACGCCAACAACAACCGCTACCCGTGGACGCCGTCGCACGACCGGAACCCCGTGATCGAAGCCCCGACCGGCATCACCTTCGTCGCCTACGAGAATCCGCCGGGCGTAGCCACCGACCAACGGGTGCGGCACTTCGCGGACAGCGAGCGCGGCGGCTGGTACAACCACGTCAACCTCACCGTCCACGAGCACGGCGGGCACTTCATCCCCTGGGAGATCCCGGGGGAGTGGGTCGAGGACCTGCGCCGCACCTTCCGCGGAAGAAGCTGA
- a CDS encoding ABC transporter permease, with product MARHTAILLARDPGTVLAYTVMAMVLLTVLRPVYERLGTFGGPPIDQEAPGTAVMFTLLALDVAGQSLLSERTWHTWDRLRAGSVGPLTVLAGKAIPLTALFALQQAALFAFADAVYGFDLAAGSWRLALVVAAWSVCVTGLGLAVGAWVRSQGQLSAAADIGALAVTCLSGSLVPLPILPHWVAQVAPWTPGYWALRGFQAAVEGDAATFGRTLAVLIGISALAFMVAAAGVRPRRSPARERSR from the coding sequence GTGGCTCGGCACACCGCGATCCTGCTGGCCCGGGATCCGGGGACTGTCCTGGCCTACACGGTCATGGCCATGGTCCTGCTGACCGTGCTGCGGCCGGTCTACGAGCGGCTCGGAACGTTCGGCGGCCCGCCGATCGACCAGGAGGCTCCCGGGACGGCAGTGATGTTCACCCTGCTCGCCCTCGACGTCGCCGGCCAGAGCCTGCTGTCCGAACGCACGTGGCACACCTGGGACCGGCTGCGCGCCGGGTCGGTCGGGCCGTTGACCGTCTTGGCCGGCAAGGCGATCCCGCTCACGGCGCTGTTCGCGCTGCAGCAGGCGGCGCTGTTCGCCTTCGCCGACGCCGTGTACGGCTTCGACCTCGCCGCCGGGTCGTGGCGGCTGGCACTCGTGGTCGCGGCCTGGAGCGTGTGCGTGACCGGGCTCGGCCTCGCCGTCGGGGCGTGGGTGCGCAGCCAGGGCCAGCTCTCGGCGGCGGCCGACATCGGCGCGCTCGCCGTCACCTGCCTGAGCGGAAGCCTCGTGCCGCTGCCGATCCTGCCGCACTGGGTCGCGCAGGTGGCGCCGTGGACGCCCGGATACTGGGCCCTGCGCGGCTTCCAGGCCGCCGTGGAGGGCGACGCGGCGACCTTCGGCCGTACCCTGGCCGTCCTGATCGGAATCAGTGCCCTGGCCTTCATGGTGGCGGCGGCCGGCGTCCGCCCGCGACGATCACCGGCTCGGGAGCGATCGAGGTAG
- a CDS encoding MarR family winged helix-turn-helix transcriptional regulator has translation MPDDLDAGAVAAAVERFNGFYIRLPAVRKLSFTTLSVLHTLAERGALRLGELTATEQVSQPAITQMVTKLEAEGLVERHPDPRDGRAVLVRLTPAGRAIVTARREDRVGRLTPLLDRLDPAERAALAAALPVLEHLAALARLSEGRP, from the coding sequence GTGCCCGACGATCTGGACGCCGGTGCCGTGGCGGCGGCGGTCGAACGCTTCAACGGCTTCTACATCCGCCTGCCGGCCGTGCGAAAGCTGAGCTTCACTACGCTGTCCGTGCTGCACACCCTCGCCGAACGCGGCGCGCTGCGCCTCGGCGAGCTGACCGCGACCGAGCAGGTCTCCCAGCCGGCCATCACGCAGATGGTCACCAAGCTCGAGGCCGAGGGCCTGGTCGAACGTCACCCGGATCCGCGGGACGGCCGCGCGGTCCTGGTGCGGCTGACCCCTGCGGGCCGCGCGATCGTGACGGCGCGGCGCGAGGACCGGGTCGGCCGGCTCACCCCGCTGCTCGACCGGCTCGACCCGGCCGAGCGGGCCGCGCTCGCGGCCGCGCTGCCCGTCCTCGAACACCTCGCCGCGCTCGCGCGACTCAGCGAAGGACGACCATGA
- a CDS encoding ABC transporter ATP-binding protein produces the protein MLEACGLRKRWRSGPALAGFDLRIEAGEVCGLLGHNGAGKTTFARICAGLERPDAGRVLLGGVDPHARPAAARSLVGLAPQEIALYPTATLRENLRFYGGLAGIRGRTLRREIGEISEALMLTEQLDRTVATLSGGQQRRAQAATALLHRPPVLLLDEPTVGADPVTRQALLAVVRDRADQGAAVCYTTHYLPELDELDATVAVAQAGRVIARGGRAQLLAGLPSRLVLGFSAGAPDALAAQADRAKDGALSFITPGPAQTLAQILASLGSRAADVERVEIHEPDLDDLYRHLTRESAEAEYVH, from the coding sequence ATGCTCGAGGCCTGTGGCCTGCGCAAACGCTGGCGGTCCGGACCCGCGCTGGCCGGCTTCGACCTGCGGATCGAGGCCGGCGAGGTGTGCGGCCTGCTCGGGCACAACGGCGCCGGCAAGACGACCTTCGCCCGCATCTGCGCCGGTCTCGAACGGCCCGACGCGGGACGCGTACTCCTCGGCGGCGTCGATCCGCACGCTCGGCCTGCCGCGGCACGGTCGCTGGTGGGGCTCGCCCCGCAGGAGATAGCGCTGTACCCGACCGCCACGCTGCGCGAGAACCTGCGCTTCTACGGCGGACTCGCCGGCATACGGGGGCGGACGCTGCGGCGGGAGATCGGCGAGATCAGCGAGGCGCTGATGCTCACCGAGCAGCTCGACCGGACCGTGGCCACGCTCTCCGGCGGTCAGCAGCGGCGTGCCCAGGCTGCGACCGCGCTCCTGCACCGGCCGCCGGTGCTCCTGCTCGACGAACCGACCGTCGGCGCCGACCCGGTCACCCGCCAAGCGCTGCTCGCCGTGGTGCGTGACCGTGCCGATCAGGGCGCAGCAGTCTGCTACACCACCCACTATCTGCCGGAACTCGACGAGCTGGACGCCACCGTGGCCGTCGCGCAGGCCGGGCGCGTCATCGCACGCGGCGGCCGGGCGCAGCTGCTCGCGGGCCTGCCGAGCCGACTGGTGCTCGGCTTCTCGGCCGGCGCGCCCGACGCGCTCGCGGCGCAGGCGGACAGGGCCAAGGACGGTGCCCTGAGCTTCATCACCCCGGGCCCCGCCCAGACGCTGGCCCAGATCCTCGCCTCGCTCGGGTCGCGGGCCGCGGACGTCGAACGGGTCGAGATCCACGAACCAGACCTCGATGACCTCTACCGCCACCTGACCCGCGAGAGCGCCGAGGCCGAATATGTCCACTGA
- a CDS encoding LLM class flavin-dependent oxidoreductase — MRFGYWMPVFGGWLRNVPDEGMSIAWPYIRDLAVHSERHGFDLTLIAELNLNDIKGHRAPSLDCWTLAPAVAAVTDTLELMLAVRPNYHHPAATAKALSTLETIAPGRVSLNVVSSWWKDEADQFGAPFDVHDARYARTEEWLGLLDRLLSEPSVTHDGPLYRLAGTEVEPKPARVPTVYMGGESPRAKEVITALGDSYVMHGDAPEVIAQKIDGMRELRHEAGKPPLQFGMAGYVICRDSEDEAQAELERILDVRSSTEAYASYRDFVEGSQLESHVSLEEYSVSNRGLRAGLVGTPEQIIERIRAYESAGVDLLLLQFSPQHEEMERFGRQVIAPWRAAGS; from the coding sequence ATGCGCTTCGGATACTGGATGCCGGTCTTCGGCGGCTGGCTGCGCAACGTGCCCGACGAGGGCATGAGCATCGCCTGGCCCTACATCCGCGACCTCGCGGTGCACAGCGAGCGGCACGGCTTCGACCTGACCCTGATCGCTGAGCTGAACCTCAACGACATCAAGGGCCACCGAGCCCCGTCGCTCGACTGCTGGACCCTCGCCCCGGCCGTCGCCGCGGTGACCGACACCCTCGAACTGATGCTGGCCGTGCGCCCGAACTACCACCACCCCGCCGCGACCGCGAAGGCCCTGTCCACGCTCGAGACCATCGCGCCCGGCCGCGTCTCGCTCAACGTCGTCTCGTCCTGGTGGAAGGACGAAGCCGACCAGTTCGGCGCCCCCTTCGACGTCCACGACGCCCGGTACGCCCGCACCGAGGAATGGCTCGGCCTGCTCGACCGCCTGCTCAGCGAGCCGTCGGTGACTCACGACGGCCCGCTCTACCGGCTCGCGGGTACCGAAGTCGAGCCGAAGCCCGCGCGCGTGCCCACGGTGTACATGGGCGGAGAGTCCCCCCGTGCGAAGGAGGTCATCACCGCCCTCGGCGACTCGTACGTCATGCACGGCGACGCGCCCGAAGTCATCGCGCAGAAGATCGACGGCATGCGCGAGCTGCGGCACGAGGCGGGCAAGCCGCCGCTGCAATTCGGCATGGCCGGATACGTGATCTGCCGTGACAGCGAGGACGAGGCGCAGGCCGAGCTGGAGCGGATCCTGGACGTGCGCTCCTCGACCGAGGCGTACGCCTCTTATCGCGACTTCGTCGAGGGCTCGCAGCTCGAATCCCACGTCTCGCTCGAGGAATACAGCGTTTCGAACCGGGGCCTGCGTGCCGGGCTCGTGGGCACGCCCGAGCAGATCATCGAGCGCATCCGCGCCTACGAGAGCGCGGGCGTGGACCTCTTGCTGCTCCAGTTCTCGCCGCAGCACGAGGAGATGGAGCGGTTCGGGAGGCAGGTCATAGCGCCTTGGCGGGCGGCGGGGAGCTAG
- a CDS encoding ATP-grasp domain-containing protein translates to MKLHVLHENPDWYPPFAAAFDAEGVAHEEWLLGEGSLDLDAEPPQGVFWSRMSASSYTRGHPWAKDHTRAVLCWLEAHGRRVVNGRRVLELEMSKAEQLTALRRAGIAVPRTIAVVGAGPGERARGILDAAGRIGAPFIVKPNQGGKGLGVRRFDSVRELAEHLDGPAWEPPVDGVSLVQEYIRAAEPFITRVEIVGGEFLYALTADTARGGFELCPADACAVPTESIFALRKGFEHPIIERYLAFAAEYGIEIAGFEFIEADDGRILTYDVNTNTNYNPEVDAAAPRSAPRQIARYLTSLLDVEAALASAHVREGR, encoded by the coding sequence GTGAAGCTCCACGTCCTGCATGAGAACCCTGACTGGTATCCGCCGTTCGCAGCAGCCTTCGACGCCGAGGGCGTCGCGCACGAGGAATGGCTGCTGGGAGAGGGAAGCCTCGATCTGGACGCCGAGCCGCCGCAGGGCGTGTTCTGGTCCCGCATGAGTGCGTCCTCTTATACCCGGGGTCACCCCTGGGCCAAGGACCACACGCGGGCCGTCCTGTGTTGGCTCGAGGCGCACGGACGGCGCGTGGTCAACGGCCGCCGCGTGCTCGAGTTGGAGATGAGCAAGGCCGAGCAGCTGACCGCGCTGCGCCGGGCCGGGATCGCCGTCCCGCGGACCATCGCCGTCGTCGGCGCCGGCCCGGGCGAGCGGGCACGCGGAATCCTCGACGCCGCGGGCAGGATCGGTGCGCCGTTCATCGTCAAGCCCAACCAGGGCGGCAAGGGACTGGGCGTGCGGAGATTCGACTCCGTGCGTGAACTCGCCGAGCACCTCGACGGGCCCGCGTGGGAGCCGCCGGTCGACGGGGTGAGCCTGGTGCAGGAGTACATCCGCGCCGCAGAGCCCTTCATCACCCGGGTGGAGATCGTCGGCGGCGAGTTCCTCTACGCCCTGACCGCGGACACCGCCCGCGGCGGATTCGAACTCTGCCCGGCCGACGCGTGCGCGGTCCCGACGGAGAGCATCTTCGCGCTGCGCAAGGGATTCGAGCACCCGATCATCGAACGCTACCTCGCGTTCGCGGCGGAGTACGGCATCGAGATCGCAGGCTTCGAGTTCATCGAGGCCGACGACGGCAGGATCCTGACGTACGACGTGAATACCAACACGAACTACAATCCCGAGGTCGACGCCGCAGCTCCACGCTCGGCGCCTCGGCAGATCGCCCGGTACCTCACCTCACTGCTGGACGTCGAGGCCGCCCTGGCCAGCGCGCACGTCCGGGAAGGACGCTGA
- a CDS encoding dihydrofolate reductase family protein: MGKIVVSSNVSLDGVVQDPDGEEGYSFGGWFGRSGGKDLVEWQKVQLAEALAAQALLLGRRSDTWFATRWSERTGAWADRLSALPKYVVSATVEKPAWGNGVVLSGDPVQEVAKLAKAVDGDIVVYGSIQLVHALFEHDLVDELRLYVFPVVVGAGERLFPESWSSKPMRLAASQTVGDSLTSLTYRPVREN; encoded by the coding sequence ATGGGGAAGATCGTGGTCAGCAGCAACGTCTCGCTCGACGGGGTGGTCCAGGACCCCGACGGCGAGGAGGGTTACAGCTTCGGCGGCTGGTTCGGCCGGTCCGGTGGCAAGGATCTCGTGGAATGGCAGAAGGTCCAGCTCGCGGAGGCGCTCGCCGCGCAGGCGCTGCTGCTCGGCCGGCGCAGCGACACGTGGTTCGCCACGCGCTGGTCCGAGCGCACCGGCGCGTGGGCGGACCGGCTCAGTGCTCTGCCGAAGTATGTCGTGTCCGCGACGGTGGAGAAGCCGGCGTGGGGCAACGGCGTCGTGCTCAGCGGCGACCCGGTACAGGAGGTCGCGAAGCTGGCGAAGGCCGTGGACGGGGACATCGTCGTCTACGGCAGCATCCAGCTCGTGCATGCGCTGTTCGAACACGATTTGGTCGATGAGCTGCGTCTCTACGTCTTCCCGGTCGTCGTCGGCGCGGGTGAGCGACTGTTCCCCGAATCCTGGAGCAGCAAGCCGATGCGCCTCGCCGCGTCCCAGACGGTGGGCGACTCTCTCACCTCGCTCACCTACCGGCCGGTCCGGGAGAACTGA